A window of the Hordeum vulgare subsp. vulgare chromosome 5H, MorexV3_pseudomolecules_assembly, whole genome shotgun sequence genome harbors these coding sequences:
- the LOC123398622 gene encoding B3 domain-containing protein Os12g0591400-like yields MYALLLWAWASLPLWLLLCRSIGSCQSILITFVMPPDQDHEQGNRSGHNIRSKSFQRCEGCDSHYYWCHMDDTQKYFFKCMVGNFQEKMAIPQKFVQNFKGQISEAIKLEAPDGNIYNVEAIKDLNKIVLGSGWGVFVRFYKLKAGYFLVFRYIGDSHFKVLIFDFGSCCEKEVFHVLMNCGPNAQEKDSRLDRSLLSERQCQNAGSSNGESHRRCEHCDVHFYWHHMDDRQKHFLRLMVSDFRHEMNIPEKFVNNFRSRISKVMKLEAPDGNIYNIQVTNDLNKIVLRSGWTAFASAYELKEHDLLVFRYIGDSHFKVLIFDPSGREKQLFHIVMNHAPNVPDTGICHDPSFFRETRRRDCESRDNNTRKTKKMTPLDSPSRRSAEGVTSPEDTMNSGIPPETTEPRYVLATGCNLTTAQKAQIDALVKKVRPVIPFYITAINKTSMSGTLVICKDYASKYLPHEDQFITLCHPRKSNIWLDHLKVTTDGSCMLSAGWSYFVLHNKLRESDVCVFEVSKSVGEMIMVVHSLEGDHHLQEKEPESQNKCNYPVKGKANKEEESDKKHPKSKSNYYYSRYAEGLTGEEQEVIFRSVLIQQGNVVYVTVLGKNNVRSRRNSLTFPGNFAAKHLVERSHDILLLRPNRRETWCARYYYHPKEQGFSYSPWTKFLRDNKLCEGHVCVFELMKGVSKATMIVHVFTKVDGRFVLLD; encoded by the exons ATGTATGCCCTTTTGCTCTGGGCTTGGGCATCCTTGCCATTGTGGCTGCTTCTCTGCCGAAGTATTGGCTCTTGCCAAAG CATTTTAATTACATTTGTCATGCCGCCGGATCAAGACCATGAGCAAGGTAACAGGAGTGGTCACAACATCAGAAGCAAATCCTTTCAAAGATGTGAGGGCTGTGATTCACATTACTATTGGTGTCATATGGATGATACCCAGAAGTATTTCTTCAAGTGCATGGTTGGCAATTTCCAAGAAAAAATG GCCATTCCGCAGAAGTTTGTGCAGAATTTCAAAGGTCAGATCTCTGAAGCTATCAAGCTAGAAGCTCCTGATGGAAACATATACAATGTTGAGGCTATCAAGGATTTAAACAAGATAGTCCTTGGGTCTGGATGGGGGGTATTTGTCCGCTTTTACAAACTAAAAGCGGGCTATTTCCTGGTCTTCCGGTACATTGGGGATTCTCACTTCAAAGTTCTGATATTTGATTTTGGAAGTTGTTGTGAGAAGGAGGTGTTCCACGTTCTCATGAACTGTGGTCCTAATGCCCAAGAAAAAGACTCTCGTCTTGATCGATCACTGCTGAGTGAAAGACAATGCCAGAATGCTGGATCAAGCAATGGTGAATCCCATCGAAGGTGCGAGCACTGCGATGTGCACTTCTATTGGCATCACATGGATGATAGGCAGAAGCATTTCTTGAGGCTCATGGTTAGCGATTTCCGTCACGAAATG aACATACCAGAGAAATTTGTGAACAATTTCAGAAGCAGGATCTCTAAAGTTATGAAGCTAGAAGCTCCTGATGGAAACATATACAACATTCAGGTTACCAATGATCTGAACAAGATAGTCCTTAGATCTGGATGGACAGCATTTGCCAGTGCTTATGAACTAAAAGAGCATGACTTGCTGGTTTTCAGATACATTGGGGACTCTCACTTTAAAGTCCTAATATTTGATCCAAGTGGTCGTGAGAAACAATTATTCCACATTGTCATGAACCATGCTCCTAATGTACCAGACACGGGCATATGTCATGATCCGTCATTCTTTAGGGAAACAAGGCGTCGAGACTGTGAATCACGCGATAACAACACCAGGAAAACTAAAAAGATGACTCCTCTGGACTCTCCTTCACGGAGATCTG CTGAAGGCGTCACATCTCCAGAGGACACCATGAATTCAGGTATCCCTCCGGAAACTACCGAGCCTCGCTATGTCCTAGCAACGGGGTGCAATCTGACTACAGCGCAGAAGGCACAAATCGACGCACTTGTGAAGAAAGTTAGGCCTGTAATTCCATTTTATATCACAGCCATAAACAAGACAAGTATGTCTGGAACTCTG GTCATCTGCAAGGACTATGCTTCCAAATACCTTCCACATGAAGACCAATTCATCACACTCTGCCATCCTCGTAAGAGCAACATATGGTTAGACCATTTGAAGGTTACCACCGATGGTTCATGCATGCTTTCGGCTGGCTGGTCATACTTCGTTCTCCACAACAAGTTGCGGGAAAGTGATGTTTGTGTATTCGAAGTATCAAAAAGCGTTGGTGAAATGATAATGGTTGTTCATTCTCTTGAAGGAGACCATCACCTACAAG AGAAAGAGCCTGAATCTCAAAACAAGTGCAATTATCCAGTTAagggcaaggcaaacaaggaagaGGAGAGTGATAAAAAACATCCCAAATCCAAGTCCAACTACTACTACTCAAGGTATGCCGAGGGCCTGACCGGTGAGGAACAAGAGGTGATATTCAGGTCAGTGTTGATCCAACAGGGCAATGTGGTGTACGTCACCGTCCTGGGGAAGAATAACGTTAGAAGCAGGAGGAACTCGCTG ACGTTCCCTGGAAATTTCGCGGCTAAGCATCTCGTGGAGAGGTCCCATGACATCCTGCTCCTGAGGCCCAACCGGAGAGAGACGTGGTGCGCGAGGTACTACTACCACCCGAAAGAACAGGGTTTCAGCTACAGTCCCTGGACCAAGTTCCTCCGTGACAACAAGCTGTGTGAGGGCCATGTCTGCGTCTTCGAGCTGATGAAGGGCGTGAGTAAAGCGACGATGATTGTCCATGTGTTCACGAAGGTCGATGGCAGGTTCGTTCTGCTGGACTAA